In one Candidatus Tanganyikabacteria bacterium genomic region, the following are encoded:
- a CDS encoding 3-keto-5-aminohexanoate cleavage protein, with amino-acid sequence MEKLIITCAPVGAETMKSDNPNHPYGPEEIAIAAIGAVRAGASIIHLHVREDDGTPSQSPTLFAEAIRHITDEVDCIIQISTGGAVTATEDERLLPVRELIPPPEMASVTMGTVNFGDGVFWNPPNLIRAFLAEFKKRAIKPELEIFEAGHVAFAMRLIKEGVLEGPQHFDFVLGVPGAMNGNPKNLFHLVDLLPPTHTWTVAGIGPAELTLGTIAIALGGHVRVGFEDNVFYRKGELARSNAQLVERIARVGKELNRPAATPAEAREILGLPARKWERVTAISGADPVA; translated from the coding sequence ATGGAAAAGCTGATCATCACGTGTGCGCCCGTCGGAGCCGAGACGATGAAATCGGACAATCCGAATCATCCCTACGGCCCGGAAGAGATCGCCATCGCGGCCATCGGCGCCGTGCGCGCGGGGGCGAGCATCATCCACCTCCACGTGCGGGAAGACGACGGCACGCCCAGCCAGTCGCCCACGCTGTTCGCGGAGGCCATCCGGCACATCACCGACGAGGTGGATTGCATCATCCAGATTTCCACCGGGGGCGCCGTGACGGCCACCGAGGACGAGCGCCTGCTGCCGGTGCGGGAGCTGATACCGCCGCCCGAGATGGCCTCGGTCACGATGGGCACCGTCAACTTCGGCGACGGCGTGTTCTGGAATCCGCCCAACCTCATCCGCGCCTTCCTGGCCGAGTTCAAGAAGCGCGCCATCAAGCCGGAGCTGGAGATCTTCGAGGCCGGCCACGTGGCCTTTGCCATGCGGCTCATCAAGGAGGGCGTGCTGGAAGGCCCGCAGCACTTCGATTTCGTGCTGGGCGTGCCCGGCGCGATGAATGGCAACCCGAAGAACCTCTTCCACCTGGTGGACCTGCTGCCGCCGACGCACACGTGGACGGTGGCCGGCATCGGTCCGGCCGAGCTCACGCTGGGCACCATCGCCATCGCCCTGGGCGGGCACGTGCGCGTGGGATTCGAGGACAACGTGTTCTACCGCAAGGGCGAGCTGGCCCGGTCCAACGCGCAGCTGGTGGAACGCATCGCCCGCGTCGGCAAGGAGCTCAACCGGCCGGCCGCCACGCCCGCCGAGGCCCGCGAGATCCTCGGCCTGCCCGCCCGCAAGTGGGAGCGCGTCACGGCCATCAGCGGCGCCGACCCCGTGGCATAG
- a CDS encoding MCP four helix bundle domain-containing protein, which translates to MSKGSLPEELASQPLTDGRGAPDAEAGKRRLDVGYYLKSAPIAFKVVFIFLPLFALVCIVGAVGYVNILSLKASVDQIAQTHLDRIRLANSGVARLKDLHRYELLMIANPGVRGYWNGRFNAADEALRRDLAELEQKVDADRQQALEDTRTAYEEFMVAHRVVLKSLESGQIEEARHFATRMSQLKVEAVDTLLGGLVGANNEQIQAIAASTADQVHSASQQITLWLALAFAAGLLVIVMLIRFITGITMPVKVLEQAAADIAQGDLSRTLPPVASADEIGRLTRSFDTMVSALTRLVQEITRTADELQINSAALASASTESGEAASRVALSVGDVARGAAKQVEDVNTSADRVTEISQAARSLANNVQLAADNGALLAGAAGEAQDALEQARQKMEQAERTVIGTTNVVRRLSDMGKNIGQISELIGSFAKKTNFLALNAGVEAARAGEEGRGFAVLASEIRKLAMESGQAARRIADMVEHIQNETGDAIRAMDAGYEEVTFGVTALEDANFAIERIAQVIRDSDRELREIADATRKVAQSSSWMAQSMESVAAICEQTAAGAQEVSATAELQNATAEEIAVSAQTLAQLALDLKGLIRQFKVG; encoded by the coding sequence ATGTCGAAGGGGTCCCTGCCCGAGGAACTGGCCAGCCAGCCTTTGACCGACGGCCGCGGCGCGCCGGATGCGGAGGCCGGCAAGCGACGTCTCGACGTGGGCTACTACCTCAAGAGCGCGCCCATCGCCTTCAAGGTCGTCTTCATCTTCCTGCCGCTCTTCGCCCTGGTCTGCATCGTGGGCGCGGTGGGCTACGTCAACATCCTCTCGCTCAAGGCGAGCGTGGACCAGATCGCCCAGACCCACCTGGATCGCATCCGCCTGGCCAACTCCGGCGTGGCGCGACTCAAGGATCTGCATCGCTACGAACTTCTCATGATCGCCAACCCCGGCGTGCGAGGTTACTGGAACGGCCGCTTCAACGCCGCCGACGAGGCCCTGCGCCGCGATCTGGCCGAACTCGAGCAGAAGGTGGACGCCGATCGGCAGCAGGCCCTGGAGGACACGCGCACGGCGTACGAGGAGTTCATGGTGGCGCACCGGGTCGTGCTCAAAAGCCTCGAGTCGGGCCAGATCGAGGAAGCGCGCCACTTCGCCACGCGCATGAGCCAGCTCAAGGTGGAGGCGGTCGATACGCTGCTGGGCGGCCTGGTCGGGGCCAACAACGAGCAGATCCAGGCCATCGCGGCGTCCACGGCCGACCAGGTGCATTCGGCCTCGCAGCAGATCACCCTCTGGCTGGCGCTCGCCTTCGCGGCCGGCCTCTTGGTGATCGTGATGCTGATTCGCTTCATCACGGGCATCACCATGCCGGTCAAGGTGCTGGAGCAGGCCGCCGCGGACATCGCGCAGGGAGACCTCTCGCGGACGTTGCCGCCCGTCGCGTCGGCCGACGAGATCGGCCGCCTGACGCGCAGCTTCGACACGATGGTTTCCGCCCTGACGCGCCTCGTCCAGGAGATCACCCGCACGGCCGACGAACTGCAGATCAACAGCGCGGCCCTTGCCTCGGCCAGCACCGAGTCGGGCGAGGCCGCGTCGCGCGTGGCGCTGAGCGTCGGCGACGTGGCAAGGGGCGCCGCCAAGCAGGTCGAGGACGTCAACACGTCGGCCGACCGCGTCACCGAGATCTCGCAGGCGGCGCGTTCGCTGGCCAACAACGTGCAACTCGCGGCGGACAACGGCGCCCTGCTCGCGGGCGCGGCGGGCGAAGCCCAGGACGCCCTGGAGCAGGCGCGCCAGAAGATGGAACAGGCCGAACGCACGGTGATCGGCACGACCAACGTGGTCCGCCGCCTGTCCGACATGGGCAAGAACATCGGGCAGATCTCGGAGCTCATCGGCTCGTTCGCCAAGAAGACCAACTTCCTGGCCCTCAACGCCGGCGTCGAGGCGGCGCGAGCCGGAGAGGAGGGGCGCGGCTTCGCCGTCCTGGCTTCCGAGATCCGCAAGCTGGCCATGGAATCCGGCCAGGCGGCCCGGCGCATCGCCGACATGGTCGAGCACATCCAGAACGAGACCGGCGACGCCATCCGGGCGATGGACGCCGGCTACGAAGAGGTCACCTTCGGCGTGACCGCCCTCGAGGACGCCAATTTCGCCATCGAACGCATCGCCCAGGTCATCCGGGATTCGGATCGCGAACTGCGCGAGATCGCCGACGCCACGCGCAAGGTGGCGCAGAGTTCGTCGTGGATGGCCCAGTCGATGGAGTCGGTGGCGGCCATCTGCGAGCAGACGGCCGCGGGCGCCCAGGAGGTGTCAGCCACGGCCGAACTGCAAAATGCCACGGCCGAGGAGATCGCGGTTTCCGCCCAGACCCTGGCGCAACTCGCCCTGGATCTCAAGGGCCTGATCCGCCAGTTCAAGGTCGGCTGA
- a CDS encoding cobalamin-dependent protein (Presence of a B(12) (cobalamin)-binding domain implies dependence on cobalamin itself, in one of its several forms, or in some unusual lineages, dependence on a cobalamin-like analog.), with product MAGIKQPNLEDLRPYGDTLDDGKVQLSFALPVPTGPEASEAARRLVLNMGMVDPLVVAMEAMGPAHSFFVLYAAVTKGIDYAHLEVPKAEFERLEMAEIDDLVARKIGRKLVVVGACPGTDAHTVGIDAIMNMKGYDGHYGLERYKMFRAINMGAQVAPDALVARAIAEGADAILASVVVTQKDLHITTLTHLVEVLEAEGVRSRLIVVAGGPRMTHDLATELGFDAGFGPGSYAEDVAAYLAQEWLRRHG from the coding sequence ATGGCAGGTATCAAGCAGCCCAACCTGGAGGATCTGCGCCCGTACGGCGACACCCTCGACGACGGCAAGGTGCAACTCTCCTTCGCCCTGCCGGTGCCGACCGGCCCGGAGGCGTCCGAGGCGGCGCGGCGCCTCGTGCTCAACATGGGCATGGTCGATCCGCTGGTCGTGGCCATGGAAGCCATGGGGCCGGCGCACAGCTTCTTCGTGCTCTATGCGGCGGTGACCAAGGGAATAGACTACGCGCACCTGGAGGTGCCCAAAGCCGAGTTCGAACGCCTGGAGATGGCGGAAATCGACGACCTGGTGGCCAGGAAGATCGGCCGCAAGCTCGTCGTGGTCGGGGCCTGCCCCGGCACCGACGCCCACACCGTGGGCATCGACGCCATCATGAACATGAAGGGCTACGATGGCCACTACGGCCTCGAGCGCTACAAGATGTTCCGGGCCATCAACATGGGAGCCCAGGTGGCCCCCGACGCCCTCGTGGCCCGGGCCATCGCCGAGGGCGCCGACGCCATCCTCGCGTCCGTGGTCGTCACGCAGAAGGACCTGCATATCACGACCCTCACCCACCTGGTCGAGGTGCTGGAAGCCGAGGGCGTGCGGTCGCGGCTGATCGTCGTGGCCGGCGGCCCGCGGATGACCCACGACCTGGCCACCGAGCTTGGGTTCGATGCCGGCTTCGGTCCGGGCAGCTATGCCGAGGACGTCGCGGCCTACCTGGCCCAGGAGTGGCTCAGGAGACACGGTTAG
- a CDS encoding GAF domain-containing protein: MADSVEIPERAHVGDPHRRALRRLVAVVKDLSMARDAEAIQQIVKVAARDLVGADGAAFVLRDGDLCYYVEEDAIGPLWKGRRFPMAACISGWAMHHKEAVAIQDIFADARIPVDAYAPTFVRSLVMVPIRVDDPVGAIGTYWAGHHEATPDEIDLLQSLADSTSVALENVGILADLERRVEERTRRLQDVNRDLEAFAASVSHDLKNPLNTMVGFASILDDSIGEQIDPADRQFLQRIQNGALRMRNLIDDYLDLARAAAASLQIREVDLSATARGIVEDLATRDAGRSVTVTVADGLSASGDPELIASVLSNLLANAWKFTSKCDSPRIEVGEIEEGERHAYYVRDNGAGFDPEGIDRLFQPFERLHTQSEFPGTGVGLASAKRIVERHGGRIWAETGPAGGATFYFTLGE; the protein is encoded by the coding sequence GTGGCCGATTCGGTAGAAATCCCCGAGCGCGCCCACGTCGGCGATCCGCACCGGCGGGCGCTGCGGCGCCTCGTGGCGGTCGTCAAGGATCTCTCGATGGCCCGGGACGCCGAGGCCATCCAGCAGATCGTGAAGGTGGCGGCGCGCGACCTGGTGGGCGCGGACGGCGCCGCTTTCGTGCTGCGCGACGGGGATCTCTGCTACTACGTCGAAGAAGACGCCATCGGGCCGCTATGGAAGGGCCGCCGCTTCCCGATGGCGGCCTGCATCAGCGGGTGGGCGATGCACCACAAGGAAGCCGTGGCCATCCAGGACATCTTCGCCGACGCCCGCATCCCGGTGGACGCGTACGCCCCCACGTTCGTCAGGAGCCTGGTGATGGTGCCCATCCGGGTCGACGACCCGGTCGGGGCGATCGGCACGTACTGGGCCGGGCATCACGAGGCCACGCCCGACGAAATCGACCTGCTCCAGAGTCTGGCCGACAGCACGTCGGTGGCCCTGGAAAACGTGGGCATCCTGGCGGATCTGGAGCGCCGGGTCGAGGAGCGCACGCGGCGGTTGCAGGACGTGAACCGGGATCTCGAGGCCTTCGCCGCCAGCGTGTCGCACGACCTCAAGAACCCGCTTAACACGATGGTCGGGTTCGCCTCCATCCTCGACGACTCCATCGGCGAGCAGATCGATCCCGCCGATCGCCAGTTCCTGCAGCGCATCCAGAACGGGGCGTTGCGGATGCGCAACCTGATCGACGACTACCTCGACCTGGCCCGCGCGGCCGCGGCTTCCCTGCAGATCCGGGAGGTCGACCTGTCCGCCACGGCTCGCGGCATCGTGGAGGATCTCGCGACCAGGGACGCCGGCCGGTCCGTCACGGTGACGGTGGCGGATGGGTTGTCGGCCAGCGGCGACCCCGAGTTGATCGCGTCGGTGCTTTCGAACTTGCTGGCGAACGCCTGGAAGTTCACCTCCAAGTGCGACAGCCCGCGCATCGAGGTCGGCGAAATCGAAGAAGGCGAGCGGCACGCCTACTACGTGCGCGACAACGGCGCCGGCTTCGACCCGGAGGGGATAGACCGTCTGTTCCAGCCGTTCGAGCGCCTGCATACCCAGTCGGAGTTCCCGGGGACCGGCGTGGGCCTGGCGAGCGCAAAACGCATCGTGGAGCGCCACGGCGGCCGCATCTGGGCCGAGACGGGCCCCGCCGGCGGCGCGACCTTCTACTTCACGCTGGGCGAGTAG
- a CDS encoding metallophosphoesterase yields MVWTEPRDLVVREVELRLPRWPRGYPPLRVAVASDLHIGSPHNGLGRLAELVRRINATRPDAVVLLGDFSPDVLGGRKIAPERWARILTGLRAREGVYAVLGNHDWYFDGPRIRAALETYGKVEVLEDASTAARRGRFPVWLAGISDFVEAEHDVAKALADVPTKVPVVAITHNPDVFPTIPPRVALTLAGHTHGGQIRLPVLGALHTASRYGQRYTKGHVTEGGRHLFVTSGVGLSALPLRLGTPPEIVILRLRAAGA; encoded by the coding sequence ATGGTCTGGACTGAACCCCGGGATCTGGTCGTTCGGGAAGTGGAACTCAGGCTCCCGCGGTGGCCGCGGGGTTACCCTCCGCTGCGGGTGGCCGTGGCGTCGGACCTGCACATCGGAAGCCCTCACAACGGCCTCGGTCGCCTCGCGGAGCTGGTACGGAGGATAAACGCGACTCGCCCGGACGCCGTGGTCCTCCTGGGCGATTTCAGCCCCGACGTCCTGGGAGGCCGCAAGATCGCGCCCGAGCGCTGGGCGCGCATCCTGACCGGGCTCCGGGCCCGGGAGGGAGTCTATGCGGTTCTGGGCAACCACGACTGGTACTTCGATGGCCCGCGCATCCGCGCGGCGCTGGAGACCTACGGCAAGGTCGAGGTCCTGGAAGACGCCTCGACCGCGGCCCGGCGCGGTCGATTCCCGGTGTGGCTGGCGGGGATAAGCGACTTCGTGGAGGCCGAGCATGACGTGGCGAAGGCACTCGCCGACGTGCCCACCAAGGTCCCGGTCGTCGCCATCACGCACAATCCCGACGTATTCCCGACGATTCCGCCTCGCGTTGCCCTCACGCTGGCGGGACACACGCACGGCGGCCAGATCCGGCTGCCGGTACTGGGCGCGCTCCACACCGCATCCCGGTACGGCCAGCGCTATACCAAAGGGCACGTGACGGAAGGCGGCCGGCACCTATTCGTCACGTCGGGCGTCGGCCTCAGCGCGCTCCCTCTCCGCCTCGGGACCCCGCCAGAAATCGTCATCCTGCGGCTCCGGGCGGCGGGTGCCTGA
- a CDS encoding aminotransferase class III-fold pyridoxal phosphate-dependent enzyme yields the protein MQDSTSTRSRKLVQTRSEELYAQAQEVIPGGLMGIRRPYNFVPGEYPIFLQEGKGGRVIDVDGNEYVDMLCAYGPIILGYREAEVDEAAIAQIRDRGSCFSLVQPIQNELAFRLRGLIPCAEMSIFVKTGSDATTLAVRLARGKTGRAKVLRCGYHGWHDWCVEVKGGVPEKLYEDVFEFHYNDLDELATLLERHGDDTAAIIVTPVGHPLAHPVEAPGPGFLEGVRSLADRYGAVLVFDEIRSGFRMDLGGAGKQYGVKPDLVCVGKAMANGYAIAAVSGIADVMKVAEKQVFVSSTYFPNSMEMAAALKTIEILERDRVLDVIRERGEKFLARLEALVAKSGVPAHVSGVPQMPFITFPEDPAKLYRQRRTTFYTEIIRRGVFLQPYHHGYICYRHTDADLDQAVRAVEEALAVVRDEYPG from the coding sequence ATGCAAGATTCCACCTCGACCAGGAGCCGGAAGCTCGTCCAGACGCGCTCGGAGGAGCTCTACGCGCAGGCCCAGGAGGTCATTCCGGGCGGCCTGATGGGCATCCGTCGGCCGTACAACTTCGTGCCGGGCGAGTACCCCATCTTCCTGCAAGAGGGCAAGGGCGGCCGGGTCATCGACGTGGACGGCAACGAGTACGTGGACATGCTCTGCGCCTACGGGCCGATCATCCTCGGGTACCGCGAGGCCGAGGTCGACGAGGCGGCGATCGCGCAGATCCGCGACCGCGGGAGCTGCTTCAGCCTCGTCCAACCGATCCAGAACGAACTGGCGTTCCGCCTGCGCGGCCTCATCCCCTGCGCCGAGATGAGCATCTTCGTGAAGACCGGATCGGACGCCACGACCCTGGCGGTACGCCTCGCCCGCGGCAAGACCGGCCGCGCCAAGGTCCTGCGCTGCGGCTACCACGGCTGGCACGACTGGTGCGTCGAGGTCAAGGGCGGCGTGCCCGAGAAGCTCTACGAGGACGTCTTCGAGTTCCACTACAACGACCTGGACGAGCTGGCGACCTTGCTCGAGCGGCACGGGGACGACACCGCGGCCATCATCGTCACTCCGGTGGGCCATCCGCTTGCCCACCCGGTCGAGGCGCCCGGGCCCGGGTTCCTGGAAGGCGTCCGGAGCCTGGCCGACAGGTACGGCGCCGTGCTGGTGTTCGACGAGATCCGGTCGGGCTTCCGCATGGACCTGGGCGGCGCCGGAAAGCAGTATGGCGTCAAGCCCGACCTGGTCTGCGTGGGCAAGGCGATGGCCAACGGCTACGCCATCGCGGCAGTCAGCGGCATCGCCGACGTGATGAAGGTCGCCGAGAAGCAGGTCTTCGTGTCCTCGACGTACTTCCCCAACAGCATGGAGATGGCGGCGGCGCTCAAGACCATCGAGATCCTCGAACGCGACAGGGTCCTCGACGTCATCCGCGAGCGCGGAGAGAAGTTCCTGGCGCGCCTGGAGGCCCTGGTCGCGAAATCGGGAGTGCCGGCGCATGTGTCGGGCGTCCCGCAGATGCCGTTCATCACCTTCCCGGAGGATCCCGCCAAGCTGTACCGGCAGCGCAGGACAACATTTTATACCGAGATCATTCGTCGCGGTGTCTTCTTGCAGCCATATCACCATGGCTACATATGCTACAGGCATACGGACGCCGATCTCGACCAGGCAGTGCGCGCGGTCGAGGAAGCGCTCGCCGTCGTCAGGGACGAGTACCCCGGGTAG
- a CDS encoding MOSC domain-containing protein: MRGTVEAVCRKAARGIGKDCQPAVRLVAGHGVEGDVHAGVLDQHLVRKQDRKNLRQVHLIHAELHEELRAAGFGAVAAGRMGENVTTRGLPLLELPAGTRLRLGAEAIVEVTGLRTPCAQLDAVEPGLFAAVFPDGPEGRKIRKAGVMAIVLESGEVKPGDPIGVELPPEPHRPLEPV, from the coding sequence ATGCGCGGTACGGTCGAGGCAGTCTGCCGCAAGGCCGCCCGCGGCATCGGCAAGGACTGCCAGCCGGCCGTGCGTCTGGTGGCCGGCCACGGCGTCGAGGGCGACGTACACGCGGGCGTGCTCGATCAGCACCTGGTGCGCAAGCAGGATCGAAAGAACCTCCGGCAGGTCCACCTGATCCATGCCGAGCTCCATGAGGAGCTCCGCGCGGCCGGCTTCGGCGCGGTCGCGGCCGGCCGCATGGGGGAGAATGTCACCACGCGAGGGCTGCCGCTGCTGGAGCTGCCCGCCGGGACGCGGCTGCGCCTGGGCGCGGAGGCGATCGTCGAGGTGACCGGCCTGCGCACGCCGTGCGCGCAGCTCGACGCGGTGGAACCTGGCCTGTTCGCGGCGGTCTTCCCGGACGGCCCCGAGGGCCGCAAGATCCGCAAGGCCGGGGTCATGGCGATCGTGCTGGAGTCCGGCGAGGTCAAGCCCGGCGACCCTATAGGCGTGGAACTCCCGCCCGAGCCCCACCGCCCGCTTGAGCCGGTCTGA
- a CDS encoding L-erythro-3,5-diaminohexanoate dehydrogenase: MAPAVNPFGAHRAVEPEGTLPYAAQQLDPGLPLHPGETLLDVEALNIDSASFKQLLDEAGGDTEHVARRIMQIVDERGKMHNPVTGSGGLLIGTVKETLRGGGDVAVGQRVVTLASLTTTPLELARIEEVNPRTHQVRVAGRAIMFERSPFAVLDGSLPEPLAMSVLDVCGAPAQARRLVRAGSICCVVGAAGKSGMLVSWVAAAQGATVLGLVRDHVEAERLGKLGIGAKPVVCDATDPLGVYHLVREATGGAMADVVFNCVNVPKAEMSCILAARQRGLIYFFSMATSFQAAALGAEAVGADVDLMIGNGYAEGHAATALALVRDNPALRAAFEGMLG, translated from the coding sequence CTGGCACCCGCGGTCAATCCGTTCGGCGCGCACCGCGCGGTCGAACCCGAGGGCACGCTCCCTTACGCCGCCCAGCAGCTCGATCCAGGCCTGCCGCTGCATCCGGGCGAGACGCTCCTCGACGTGGAAGCCCTCAACATCGACTCGGCGTCCTTCAAGCAGTTGCTGGATGAGGCGGGCGGGGACACGGAGCACGTGGCGCGGCGCATCATGCAAATCGTCGACGAGCGCGGCAAGATGCACAATCCCGTGACGGGTTCGGGCGGCCTGCTCATCGGGACCGTGAAGGAGACGCTCCGGGGCGGCGGCGACGTCGCGGTCGGGCAACGCGTCGTGACGCTCGCCAGCCTCACCACCACGCCGCTGGAACTGGCGCGCATCGAAGAGGTCAATCCGCGCACGCACCAGGTGCGCGTGGCGGGGCGGGCGATCATGTTCGAGCGATCGCCGTTCGCGGTGCTCGACGGCTCCCTGCCCGAGCCGCTGGCGATGTCGGTGCTCGACGTCTGCGGCGCGCCGGCGCAGGCCCGCCGGCTCGTGCGAGCCGGCTCCATCTGCTGCGTGGTCGGGGCGGCCGGCAAGAGCGGCATGCTGGTGTCATGGGTGGCCGCGGCGCAGGGCGCAACGGTCCTCGGCCTGGTCCGCGATCACGTCGAAGCCGAGCGCCTCGGCAAGCTCGGAATCGGCGCAAAGCCCGTGGTCTGCGACGCCACCGATCCGCTCGGCGTCTACCACCTGGTCCGGGAGGCCACGGGCGGGGCCATGGCCGACGTGGTGTTCAACTGCGTCAACGTGCCGAAGGCCGAGATGAGCTGCATCCTCGCGGCCCGCCAGCGCGGCCTGATCTACTTCTTCTCGATGGCCACGAGCTTCCAGGCGGCCGCCCTGGGAGCGGAGGCCGTGGGCGCCGACGTCGATCTCATGATCGGCAATGGCTACGCCGAGGGCCACGCGGCTACGGCCCTGGCGCTGGTAAGGGACAATCCCGCCCTGCGGGCGGCCTTCGAGGGAATGCTGGGCTGA
- a CDS encoding acyl-CoA carboxylase subunit beta produces the protein MAVEPRSGAERLADLRRRQAEAAAGGGPEAVAKQHDKGKLTARERVDLLLDPGTFVELDRYRAHRCSHFGMEEKRVPGDGVITGYGRVDGRLVYVFSQDFTVFGGSLGEVHAEKICKVMDAAVKTGAPVIGLNDSGGARIQEGVESLGGYAEIFWRNVQASGVVPQISVVMGPCAGGAVYSPAMTDFVVMVEKTSYMFITGPDVVKTVTGEEITFEDLGGASVHNSTSGVAHLMYPSEAEALDHVRYLLSFLPDNNLEEPPLVPTADSPNRCEQRLRDIVPARPTQPYDMKEIIRLVVDDGDYFEIQPFFAPNLITCFARLNGQTVGIVANQPKELAGTLDINASVKGARFVRTCDAFNIPIVTFEDVPGYFPGKQQEYGGIIRHGAKLLYSYCEATVPKLTVITRKAYGGAYDVLGSKHVRADLNLAWPSAEIAVMGAEGAVGILYRREIAKNPDIKDGLIAEYRERFANPFIAADRGFLDDVIDPAETRPRLIEALQVLRRKRVERPKRKHGNIPL, from the coding sequence ATGGCGGTCGAACCGAGGTCCGGAGCGGAGCGCCTTGCCGACCTCAGGCGGCGCCAGGCCGAAGCCGCCGCGGGAGGCGGCCCCGAAGCCGTCGCAAAGCAGCACGACAAGGGGAAATTGACGGCGCGCGAACGGGTGGATCTGCTGCTGGATCCGGGTACGTTCGTCGAACTCGATCGCTACCGGGCTCACCGGTGCTCCCACTTCGGCATGGAAGAGAAGCGCGTCCCCGGGGACGGCGTGATCACGGGTTACGGGCGCGTGGACGGGCGCCTGGTCTATGTCTTTTCGCAGGATTTCACCGTGTTCGGCGGATCGCTGGGCGAGGTCCACGCCGAGAAGATCTGCAAGGTCATGGACGCGGCCGTGAAGACGGGAGCGCCGGTTATCGGCCTCAACGACAGCGGCGGCGCCCGCATTCAGGAGGGTGTCGAGAGCCTGGGCGGCTACGCGGAGATCTTCTGGCGCAACGTGCAGGCGAGCGGCGTCGTGCCGCAGATCTCGGTGGTCATGGGCCCCTGCGCCGGCGGGGCCGTCTACTCGCCGGCCATGACCGACTTCGTGGTCATGGTCGAGAAGACGTCGTACATGTTCATCACCGGCCCCGACGTGGTGAAGACCGTGACCGGCGAGGAGATCACGTTCGAGGATCTGGGCGGCGCGTCGGTCCACAACTCGACGTCCGGCGTCGCGCACCTGATGTACCCCTCGGAGGCCGAGGCACTCGACCACGTGCGGTACCTCCTGTCGTTCTTGCCGGACAACAACCTCGAGGAACCGCCCCTGGTCCCGACGGCCGATTCGCCCAACCGCTGCGAGCAACGCCTGCGGGACATCGTGCCCGCTCGCCCCACCCAGCCTTACGACATGAAGGAGATCATCCGCCTCGTCGTGGACGATGGCGACTACTTCGAGATCCAGCCCTTCTTCGCTCCCAACCTGATCACCTGCTTCGCGCGCCTCAACGGCCAGACCGTGGGCATCGTGGCCAACCAGCCCAAGGAACTGGCCGGGACCCTCGACATCAACGCGTCGGTGAAGGGAGCCCGCTTCGTGCGCACCTGCGACGCCTTCAACATCCCGATCGTGACTTTCGAGGACGTGCCCGGCTACTTCCCCGGCAAGCAGCAGGAGTACGGCGGCATCATCCGGCACGGGGCCAAATTGCTCTACTCCTACTGCGAGGCGACCGTGCCCAAGCTCACCGTGATCACCCGCAAGGCTTACGGCGGCGCCTACGACGTGCTCGGCAGCAAGCACGTCCGGGCCGACCTCAACCTGGCCTGGCCTTCGGCCGAGATCGCCGTCATGGGCGCGGAGGGAGCCGTGGGCATCCTCTATCGCCGGGAGATCGCCAAGAACCCGGACATCAAGGACGGCCTCATCGCGGAGTACCGGGAGCGTTTCGCCAATCCCTTCATCGCCGCCGACCGCGGGTTCCTCGACGACGTCATCGATCCCGCCGAGACGCGGCCCCGCCTGATAGAGGCCTTGCAGGTGCTGCGGCGCAAGCGGGTCGAACGGCCCAAGCGCAAGCACGGAAACATCCCCCTGTGA